In one Thermococcus sp. 2319x1 genomic region, the following are encoded:
- a CDS encoding D-2-hydroxyacid dehydrogenase, protein MKVLVAAPLHEKAIEILKNAGLEVVYEEYPDQEKLKELVKDVSAIIVRSKPKVTKEIIDAAPSLKVIARAGVGLDNIDVEYAKSKGIEIVNAPAASSRSVAELAIALIFSVARKVAFADRKIREGVWAKKQCMGFELEGKTLGVVGFGRIGYNVAKIAKAIGMEVLLYDVMKNDERAKEVGGRFVELEELLRNSDVVTIHVPLLESTYHLINEEKLKLMKPTAILINTSRGPIVDTNALVKALQEGWIAGAGLDVFEEEPLPKDHPLTKLDNVVLTPHIGASTVEAQERAGIEVAEKVVKILKGE, encoded by the coding sequence ATGAAAGTGTTAGTTGCCGCACCTCTGCATGAAAAGGCAATCGAGATTTTGAAAAATGCCGGGTTAGAGGTGGTCTATGAGGAATATCCAGACCAAGAGAAGCTCAAAGAGCTCGTTAAGGATGTCAGCGCCATAATAGTCAGGAGCAAGCCCAAAGTGACGAAGGAGATTATAGATGCCGCACCGAGCCTTAAGGTTATAGCCAGAGCCGGCGTTGGGTTGGACAACATAGACGTCGAGTACGCAAAGAGCAAAGGGATTGAGATCGTCAACGCTCCCGCAGCATCAAGTAGAAGCGTTGCCGAATTAGCTATTGCATTGATTTTTAGTGTTGCCAGAAAAGTAGCCTTCGCTGACAGGAAGATAAGAGAGGGAGTGTGGGCCAAGAAGCAGTGCATGGGGTTTGAGCTTGAAGGAAAGACTCTTGGTGTCGTAGGATTTGGAAGGATTGGGTACAATGTAGCAAAGATAGCAAAGGCCATTGGGATGGAAGTCCTTCTCTATGACGTCATGAAAAATGATGAAAGGGCAAAGGAAGTTGGTGGAAGGTTTGTGGAGCTTGAAGAGCTTTTGAGAAACAGCGATGTTGTTACAATCCATGTGCCTCTCCTTGAAAGTACTTACCACCTCATTAACGAAGAGAAGTTGAAGCTCATGAAGCCCACTGCAATCCTCATCAACACATCAAGGGGCCCCATTGTGGACACAAACGCTTTGGTAAAAGCTCTTCAAGAGGGATGGATTGCTGGAGCCGGCCTGGACGTCTTTGAGGAAGAACCGCTTCCCAAAGATCACCCCTTGACAAAGCTTGACAACGTGGTTTTAACTCCTCACATAGGAGCATCTACGGTTGAAGCCCAAGAAAGAGCCGGCATAGAGGTTGCTGAAAAAGTCGTTAAGATTCTGAAGGGCGAGTAG
- a CDS encoding 2-hydroxyacid dehydrogenase — translation MKPKVLVLFNMKSEPLELLKQYCDVDVLVYPEKERILEIIGKYDGLIVSPLNRVDREIIERGEKLKVISTHSAGYDHIDVEAATERGIYVTKVSGVLSEAVAEFAVGLTIALLRKIAYSDKFVRRGLWDSHRTVWGWYKRVETVYGKKVGILGMGPIGKAIARRMKALGTEIYYWSRSRKEDIEKEVNAKWLPLEEVLKQSDIVILALPSTPETYRIINEERIKLMEGKYLINIGRGSLVDEKALIKALKEGKLKGFATDVYEKEPLQESELFEMEWETVLTPHHAGLAKEAMKDMGFQAVNNLLSIFKGEIPENIVNREVLKIRPVEEVKLL, via the coding sequence ATGAAGCCAAAAGTCTTGGTTCTTTTTAACATGAAGAGTGAACCCTTAGAGCTCTTGAAGCAGTATTGCGATGTTGACGTCTTGGTTTATCCCGAGAAGGAAAGGATATTAGAAATAATAGGCAAATACGATGGACTAATAGTCTCACCCTTGAATAGGGTGGATAGAGAAATAATTGAGAGAGGAGAAAAGCTTAAGGTCATAAGTACCCACTCCGCTGGCTACGACCATATAGACGTTGAAGCGGCAACTGAAAGGGGAATATACGTAACAAAGGTTAGTGGGGTTTTAAGCGAAGCCGTTGCAGAGTTTGCCGTGGGTTTGACCATAGCTCTCCTGAGGAAAATTGCCTATTCGGACAAGTTCGTGAGAAGGGGCCTTTGGGACTCCCACAGGACGGTTTGGGGATGGTATAAAAGAGTGGAAACGGTCTACGGCAAGAAGGTTGGAATCCTTGGAATGGGTCCAATAGGCAAGGCCATAGCAAGAAGAATGAAAGCTCTTGGAACGGAAATCTACTACTGGAGCAGAAGCAGAAAAGAGGATATAGAAAAGGAAGTAAATGCAAAGTGGCTTCCACTTGAGGAGGTTTTAAAGCAGAGCGACATTGTTATCCTTGCCCTTCCTTCAACCCCAGAAACTTATCGCATAATAAATGAGGAAAGAATTAAGCTCATGGAAGGGAAGTATCTAATAAACATAGGCAGAGGAAGCTTGGTTGATGAAAAAGCCCTCATCAAGGCCCTAAAAGAAGGGAAACTCAAGGGATTTGCCACCGACGTTTATGAAAAGGAGCCGCTTCAGGAGAGCGAACTCTTTGAAATGGAATGGGAAACGGTGCTTACTCCCCATCACGCAGGATTGGCGAAAGAGGCTATGAAAGACATGGGGTTCCAAGCAGTAAACAATCTGCTGTCGATTTTTAAGGGCGAAATTCCGGAAAATATAGTAAACAGGGAAGTTCTCAAGATAAGGCCAGTAGAAGAGGTTAAACTCCTCTGA
- the proS gene encoding proline--tRNA ligase, producing the protein MDDASKKPKVKRERWSNEFSEWYNEMIELAGIQDKRYPVKGMNVWLPYGLRIMRNIENFIHEEMRRTGHDEVLFPALIPETEFEKEAEHIAGFHGEVLWVTQAGEKPLDIKLILRPTSETAMYPMFNLWIRSHADLPFKVYQIVNVYRYETKHTRPLIRVREISRFFESHTAHDSFEDAERQIKEDLEIFDNLAKKLALPYIVSKRPDWDKFPGAFYSLGAEVIMPDGRTLQIGTMHNYKQNFAKAYEITYEKEDGTHDYVHQTTFGMSERLLAAVMAVHGDDNGLVLPPTIAPIQVVIVPIPVKDSPYDVNAYAKEIAEELKTAGIRVHVDDREEIRPGRKFYDWEIKGVPLRIEVGPRDVESKKAVLARRDTFEKFTVEREKIVEEVRKALDAVMENLYARAKEFLESHIKRVDTIEEAKQLFEDRRGVVELPWCGEESCGVEMEEILDASMLGIPYPEEAAKIEGKKCAHCGKEAKYIARFARTY; encoded by the coding sequence ATGGATGATGCCAGTAAAAAACCAAAAGTAAAGAGAGAAAGGTGGTCAAACGAGTTCAGCGAATGGTACAATGAGATGATAGAGCTCGCTGGGATACAAGATAAGAGATACCCGGTAAAGGGAATGAACGTCTGGTTGCCATATGGATTAAGGATTATGAGGAACATTGAAAACTTCATTCATGAGGAAATGAGAAGGACAGGCCATGACGAAGTGCTCTTTCCAGCTTTAATTCCAGAGACGGAGTTTGAGAAAGAGGCAGAGCACATAGCGGGATTCCATGGGGAAGTTTTGTGGGTAACACAGGCTGGTGAGAAGCCCCTGGATATAAAGCTTATTTTGAGACCAACCAGTGAAACCGCCATGTACCCCATGTTTAACCTATGGATTAGGTCTCACGCAGATCTGCCCTTCAAGGTTTATCAGATAGTTAACGTTTATAGATATGAGACGAAGCATACAAGACCTTTGATCAGGGTAAGGGAAATAAGCAGATTCTTTGAGTCCCACACCGCTCATGACAGCTTTGAAGATGCCGAGAGGCAGATAAAGGAAGACCTTGAGATATTTGACAACCTTGCCAAAAAACTCGCTCTGCCTTACATTGTCTCAAAAAGACCGGACTGGGATAAGTTCCCAGGAGCGTTCTATTCTCTCGGTGCGGAAGTAATAATGCCCGATGGGAGGACTCTGCAAATTGGGACAATGCACAACTACAAGCAGAATTTTGCAAAGGCATACGAGATAACCTATGAAAAAGAGGACGGAACCCACGACTATGTTCACCAGACTACATTTGGAATGAGCGAAAGACTGCTTGCTGCCGTCATGGCGGTGCATGGAGACGACAACGGCCTTGTGTTGCCTCCAACAATAGCCCCCATCCAGGTGGTGATAGTTCCGATTCCAGTGAAGGACTCTCCATATGATGTTAATGCCTATGCCAAGGAAATTGCCGAAGAGCTCAAGACGGCTGGCATTAGAGTTCATGTAGACGATAGAGAGGAGATAAGACCCGGGAGAAAGTTCTACGACTGGGAAATCAAGGGCGTCCCATTGAGAATTGAGGTTGGACCGAGGGACGTCGAGAGCAAAAAGGCAGTTCTGGCAAGAAGAGACACCTTTGAAAAGTTCACCGTCGAGAGGGAAAAAATCGTTGAAGAAGTCAGAAAGGCCCTCGATGCAGTAATGGAGAATCTCTATGCAAGGGCAAAAGAGTTTTTGGAGAGCCACATAAAGAGGGTTGATACAATAGAAGAAGCTAAACAGCTCTTTGAAGACAGAAGAGGAGTAGTGGAGCTCCCATGGTGCGGTGAAGAGAGCTGCGGTGTGGAGATGGAAGAAATCTTGGATGCAAGTATGCTCGGAATACCGTACCCAGAAGAGGCTGCAAAGATTGAAGGGAAGAAGTGTGCCCACTGTGGAAAAGAAGCGAAGTACATAGCAAGGTTTGCAAGGACATACTAA
- the pcp gene encoding pyroglutamyl-peptidase I, with translation MKVLVTGFEPFGGEKINPSWEAVKGLPEKIKNAEIIKHQLPVSFKGVKEKLPKIIEDVKPDVVILTGQAGGRVNITVERVAINVMDARMEDNEGYKPEDEPIFEDAPAAYFATIPVKRIVKALRENKIPSMVSNSAGTYVCNTAMYTALHYIAVNGLEAKAGFIHVPYIPEQVLEKPQPSMSLEMIRRAVEIAIRESIKS, from the coding sequence ATGAAAGTCTTGGTTACGGGTTTTGAGCCTTTCGGGGGAGAGAAGATAAACCCATCTTGGGAAGCCGTCAAGGGGCTTCCTGAGAAAATCAAAAACGCGGAGATAATAAAGCACCAGCTTCCGGTGAGCTTTAAGGGAGTTAAAGAAAAGCTGCCCAAGATTATAGAAGATGTTAAGCCGGATGTTGTGATCCTCACAGGCCAGGCCGGTGGAAGGGTTAACATAACAGTTGAAAGGGTTGCGATAAACGTTATGGATGCAAGGATGGAAGACAACGAGGGATACAAGCCAGAGGACGAACCAATATTTGAAGATGCTCCAGCGGCTTATTTTGCTACAATACCCGTAAAGAGAATTGTAAAAGCTCTAAGGGAGAATAAAATTCCCTCCATGGTGTCCAACTCAGCCGGAACCTACGTGTGCAACACCGCCATGTACACGGCTCTACACTACATAGCAGTAAACGGATTGGAGGCGAAAGCGGGCTTTATACACGTTCCATATATCCCCGAGCAGGTTTTAGAAAAGCCACAGCCTTCGATGAGTCTCGAGATGATAAGGAGAGCAGTAGAAATAGCAATAAGAGAAAGCATAAAGAGTTAG
- a CDS encoding NAD(P)/FAD-dependent oxidoreductase yields the protein MKYDVVIIGGGAVGNYLANLLAGEFEVAVVEAKTSFGGKACTGIIGAENFEKLNLPKEAILNEFRGAVFYSRIQSFEIKRKAPQAYMVDRKILEKSLAERAVKKGAEYYMGARFLGFKNGKALVQRFNERFEIEGDFYVGADGVSSKVAQEIGVRAEAEFLSGYEVEVVGDFKKKDFVEVWVNKDINGEFFMWVAPVNESLARVGTFGSYDALIRFLRLRLLRETQVVEIKAGNVGFGFRKPWVKENVALVGDAALQIKPLTAGGIVYGMLCAHALRYAIRKNNLAIYENLCGDIKKQIAFGLRVRKLFKALDQEKIEKLFEVLSSREAIEVIENYADFDDHKKTITALVKHPRLLARALRVTPMLLRYLVV from the coding sequence ATGAAATATGATGTTGTGATAATAGGTGGGGGAGCAGTTGGGAATTACCTCGCAAACCTTCTTGCGGGAGAGTTTGAGGTTGCAGTAGTTGAAGCAAAGACCTCTTTTGGAGGTAAGGCATGCACAGGTATAATCGGGGCAGAAAATTTTGAAAAGCTCAACCTTCCAAAGGAAGCGATTCTTAACGAGTTCAGAGGCGCGGTGTTTTATTCCAGAATTCAGAGCTTTGAGATAAAAAGGAAAGCTCCACAGGCATATATGGTCGACAGGAAGATTCTCGAAAAGAGCCTTGCCGAGAGAGCGGTCAAAAAAGGTGCCGAATACTATATGGGAGCCAGATTCTTGGGGTTTAAAAATGGAAAGGCTCTTGTACAGAGGTTTAACGAGAGGTTCGAGATAGAGGGCGATTTCTACGTTGGAGCCGACGGAGTGTCAAGCAAAGTCGCCCAGGAAATTGGGGTAAGGGCAGAGGCAGAATTTTTGAGCGGTTACGAAGTTGAAGTGGTTGGAGACTTTAAAAAGAAGGATTTCGTTGAAGTGTGGGTGAACAAGGACATAAACGGGGAGTTTTTCATGTGGGTGGCTCCGGTAAATGAATCCCTAGCAAGGGTGGGTACTTTTGGAAGCTACGATGCACTTATAAGGTTTTTAAGGCTAAGGCTCCTCAGAGAAACACAAGTTGTTGAGATAAAAGCCGGAAACGTCGGTTTTGGATTCAGAAAACCATGGGTAAAGGAAAACGTTGCACTCGTGGGAGATGCCGCTTTGCAGATAAAGCCTCTAACGGCCGGAGGTATCGTATACGGGATGCTCTGTGCTCATGCACTCAGATACGCCATAAGAAAGAATAACCTGGCTATTTACGAAAATCTCTGTGGGGATATAAAGAAGCAGATTGCCTTTGGACTCAGAGTTAGGAAGCTTTTCAAAGCCCTCGACCAAGAAAAAATAGAGAAGCTCTTCGAGGTTCTTTCAAGCAGAGAAGCGATAGAGGTGATAGAGAACTACGCGGACTTTGACGACCACAAGAAAACAATAACTGCTCTTGTAAAGCATCCACGTTTGCTTGCAAGGGCCTTGAGAGTCACCCCAATGTTATTGAGATATCTGGTGGTGTAA
- a CDS encoding ASCH domain-containing protein — protein sequence MEWEMGLQEEYLKLIKEGKKKIEGRLYDEKRRQIKPGDVIVFEGRLKVRVKALRVYPSFKEMLEKEGLDRVLPNVKSIDEGVETYRKFYSEEEERKYGVVAIEVEPIEEIEKKEGTSA from the coding sequence ATGGAGTGGGAAATGGGGCTTCAAGAGGAGTATCTGAAGCTGATAAAAGAGGGAAAAAAGAAGATTGAGGGAAGGCTGTACGATGAAAAGCGAAGGCAGATAAAGCCGGGAGATGTAATAGTTTTTGAGGGACGCTTAAAAGTAAGAGTAAAAGCCTTAAGGGTCTATCCATCGTTCAAGGAAATGCTTGAGAAAGAGGGACTTGATAGGGTTCTCCCGAATGTCAAGAGCATAGATGAAGGAGTAGAAACCTACAGAAAATTCTACAGCGAAGAGGAAGAAAGGAAATACGGAGTTGTGGCGATTGAGGTGGAGCCAATAGAGGAGATAGAAAAAAAGGAAGGGACTTCAGCCTAG
- a CDS encoding carboxypeptidase M32, producing the protein MAEEIFQNETIKQILAHYRKIWAIGHAQSVLGWDMEVNMPKMGITERSTAQGELSVLAHSFMLEPKFVELVEKAAGEELNDYERGVVRVLQREIRIAKAFPPEFVRELSEVRSRATMAWAEAKEKDDFKKFEPWLDKIIELAKKAADYLGYEEYPYDALLDLYEEGLRTRDLEPIFEKLEKELKPILDRILEEGKIPREHPLEKEEYDVESMKKVNLKVLELLGYPLGTRGRLDVSPHPFTTEFGIHDVRITTRYEGFDFRRTLLAVVHEFGHALYELQVDERFMFSPVAGGVSLGIHESQSRFWENIIGRSREFAGLIYPILKENLPFMSKYTEEDVYNYFNIVRPDFIRVEADEVTYNLHILLRYKLEKLMVNEEVKAKDLPELWNEEMERLLGIRPKSYKEGILQDIHWAHGTVGYFPTYSIGTLLATQIRSYILKDIPDFYEKVANGEFAPIREWLREKVHKYGSMYPPKELLERSFGEGINPGYFIEYIKEKYLG; encoded by the coding sequence ATGGCTGAGGAGATATTCCAAAACGAGACCATAAAACAGATTTTGGCCCACTATAGGAAGATATGGGCAATTGGACATGCTCAGAGCGTTCTTGGGTGGGATATGGAAGTAAACATGCCCAAAATGGGGATAACCGAGAGAAGCACAGCACAGGGGGAGCTTTCAGTTTTGGCCCATAGTTTTATGCTGGAGCCAAAGTTTGTTGAGCTTGTGGAGAAAGCAGCTGGGGAAGAGTTAAACGATTATGAGAGAGGAGTCGTTAGAGTACTGCAGAGGGAGATAAGAATAGCAAAGGCATTCCCACCGGAGTTCGTTAGGGAGCTGAGTGAAGTTAGAAGCAGAGCAACCATGGCATGGGCTGAGGCGAAGGAAAAGGACGACTTCAAGAAGTTTGAGCCGTGGCTTGATAAAATAATAGAGCTTGCAAAGAAGGCGGCAGATTACCTCGGCTATGAGGAATATCCATACGATGCCCTCCTTGATTTATATGAAGAGGGGCTGAGAACAAGAGATTTGGAGCCCATATTTGAAAAGCTGGAAAAGGAGCTGAAACCTATTCTGGACAGAATACTTGAGGAAGGCAAGATTCCCAGGGAGCATCCATTAGAGAAGGAGGAATACGACGTTGAGAGCATGAAAAAGGTTAATTTAAAGGTTCTTGAGCTCTTGGGATATCCTTTAGGAACAAGAGGTCGCTTGGATGTGTCACCTCATCCGTTCACGACGGAGTTTGGGATTCATGACGTTAGAATAACAACCAGATATGAGGGCTTTGATTTCAGGAGAACCCTCTTAGCTGTGGTTCACGAATTTGGTCATGCACTTTATGAGCTCCAGGTGGACGAGAGGTTTATGTTCTCCCCAGTGGCCGGAGGTGTTTCCCTCGGAATCCACGAGAGCCAGAGCAGATTTTGGGAGAACATCATTGGAAGAAGCAGGGAATTTGCAGGGTTAATTTACCCAATCCTCAAGGAAAATCTCCCATTCATGTCAAAATACACTGAAGAGGACGTTTACAATTACTTCAACATAGTCAGGCCGGACTTCATAAGGGTGGAGGCAGATGAAGTTACCTATAACTTGCATATCCTCTTGAGATACAAACTTGAGAAGCTCATGGTAAACGAAGAAGTCAAGGCCAAGGATTTACCTGAGCTCTGGAACGAAGAGATGGAGAGGCTTCTCGGCATAAGACCAAAGAGCTACAAAGAGGGAATTCTCCAAGATATTCACTGGGCCCACGGAACCGTTGGCTACTTCCCCACCTACAGCATCGGAACACTCCTGGCAACGCAGATTAGGAGCTACATCCTTAAGGACATCCCGGACTTCTACGAAAAGGTCGCAAACGGAGAATTTGCGCCGATAAGAGAATGGCTGAGGGAGAAAGTGCACAAATATGGAAGCATGTATCCACCAAAAGAACTCCTCGAGAGAAGCTTCGGAGAAGGCATAAATCCAGGATACTTCATAGAATACATAAAGGAAAAATATCTAGGCTGA
- a CDS encoding NTP transferase domain-containing protein gives MKAVILAAGLGTRMGKLSKETPKGLIKVAGREILYRTMKILEMEGIDEFVIVTNPLYKEKFEGFLRKNNFRCD, from the coding sequence ATGAAAGCGGTAATTCTGGCGGCCGGGCTTGGAACTCGAATGGGAAAACTCAGCAAGGAAACTCCCAAGGGCCTAATAAAAGTTGCTGGAAGGGAGATACTTTACAGAACGATGAAAATTCTTGAAATGGAAGGAATTGACGAGTTTGTGATTGTTACCAATCCCTTATACAAGGAAAAGTTTGAGGGATTTTTAAGGAAAAACAACTTTAGATGTGATTAA
- a CDS encoding aldehyde ferredoxin oxidoreductase family protein, giving the protein MFGYMGKILRVNLTTGEIKVEELKEEDAKEFIGGRGLATKILLEEIDPKVDPFSPENKLIFATGPLTGTTAPTGGRYMVVTKSPLTGFIASSNSGGFFGAELKFAGYDALIVEGKADHPVYISIKDEDVEIKDASHLWGKRVGETTDKLLEEFGDKKARVACIGPAGEKLVKFANIMNDKHRAAGRSGVGAVMGSKNLKAVVVRGTKQVELADKEKFMSVVKEKIKKIKENPITGGGLPQYGTAVLVNIINENGLYPTNNFQTGVFKYAYEQSGEALAAKYLVRNHPCFACPIGCGRVSYHPAIGITEGPEYESIWALGATCGINDLASIVIANHLCDEFGLDTISTGGTLAAAMELYERGIIKQEELGDAPPLRFGNTEVLHYYIEKIAKREGFGDKLAEGSYRLAESYGHPEYSMSVKKQELPAYDPRGAEGHGVTYATSNRGGCHVRGYMISPEILGVPVKLDPHDVSEEKAKWVKIFQDLTAVIDSSGLCLFTSFALGADDYSEMLNAATGFEFTTDEWLKAGERVWNIERIFNLKAGLVPEKDDTLPKRFLEEPMPEGPNKGHVVKLHEILPKYYKLRGWDEKGYPTEEKLKELGLDKYY; this is encoded by the coding sequence ATGTTTGGGTATATGGGAAAAATATTGAGAGTTAACCTAACGACGGGAGAAATAAAAGTGGAAGAACTGAAGGAAGAAGACGCAAAGGAGTTCATCGGCGGTAGAGGCCTTGCAACAAAGATCCTTTTAGAGGAAATAGATCCAAAGGTTGATCCATTCAGCCCGGAGAATAAGTTAATCTTTGCCACGGGGCCCTTGACCGGAACAACTGCTCCAACTGGCGGTAGATACATGGTGGTTACAAAGTCTCCGCTAACGGGGTTCATAGCTTCAAGCAACTCAGGTGGCTTCTTTGGTGCAGAGCTGAAGTTTGCGGGTTATGATGCCTTGATTGTTGAGGGAAAGGCAGACCATCCGGTCTACATAAGCATAAAGGACGAAGATGTGGAGATCAAAGATGCCTCCCACCTCTGGGGTAAAAGAGTTGGAGAAACTACTGACAAGCTCCTTGAAGAGTTTGGGGACAAAAAGGCGAGGGTTGCTTGTATAGGCCCCGCTGGAGAGAAACTTGTAAAGTTTGCAAACATAATGAACGACAAACATAGAGCCGCTGGAAGAAGTGGTGTAGGAGCAGTAATGGGGAGCAAGAATTTGAAGGCTGTTGTAGTTAGGGGAACAAAGCAAGTAGAGCTCGCCGACAAAGAAAAGTTCATGAGCGTCGTTAAGGAGAAGATAAAGAAGATAAAGGAGAACCCAATTACGGGCGGAGGACTTCCACAGTATGGAACCGCAGTTCTGGTAAACATAATAAATGAAAACGGCCTTTATCCAACGAACAATTTCCAGACTGGAGTATTCAAGTATGCCTACGAGCAGAGCGGTGAGGCCTTAGCTGCAAAGTACCTGGTGAGAAACCACCCATGCTTTGCATGTCCAATTGGATGTGGAAGGGTCTCGTATCACCCGGCCATAGGAATTACCGAAGGTCCCGAATACGAAAGCATATGGGCCCTTGGTGCAACCTGTGGTATAAACGACCTGGCAAGCATAGTGATAGCGAACCACCTATGTGATGAGTTTGGCCTTGATACGATTTCAACAGGTGGAACTTTAGCGGCAGCTATGGAGCTTTATGAGAGGGGCATCATAAAGCAGGAAGAGCTTGGAGACGCACCGCCCTTGAGATTCGGTAACACTGAAGTGCTCCACTACTACATCGAGAAGATTGCGAAGAGAGAGGGCTTTGGGGACAAACTAGCTGAAGGAAGCTACCGCTTGGCTGAGAGCTACGGGCATCCAGAATACTCAATGAGCGTTAAAAAGCAGGAGCTCCCGGCATATGATCCCAGAGGAGCAGAAGGACACGGTGTAACTTATGCCACCTCCAACAGAGGTGGATGTCACGTTAGAGGTTACATGATCAGCCCAGAAATCCTCGGTGTTCCTGTAAAGCTTGATCCCCACGACGTAAGCGAAGAGAAGGCCAAGTGGGTTAAGATATTCCAAGACTTAACCGCAGTAATTGACTCCTCCGGCTTGTGCCTCTTCACGAGCTTTGCACTTGGAGCAGATGATTACTCCGAGATGCTGAATGCCGCAACGGGCTTTGAGTTTACGACTGATGAGTGGCTCAAGGCGGGAGAGAGAGTATGGAACATTGAGAGGATCTTCAACCTTAAAGCCGGTTTAGTCCCAGAAAAAGACGATACTTTGCCCAAGAGATTCTTGGAAGAGCCAATGCCTGAAGGACCCAACAAAGGACACGTGGTAAAACTCCACGAGATCCTTCCAAAATACTACAAGCTCAGGGGCTGGGACGAGAAAGGATACCCGACTGAGGAGAAGCTCAAGGAGCTTGGTTTGGACAAGTATTATTAA
- a CDS encoding ubiquitin-like small modifier protein 1, with amino-acid sequence MVRVRVFATLRGIVGKNELEVQADTVGELLEKLYNEYPKMKKELEKGAVILVNGKNIEHLEKLNTKLKDEDVVSIFPPVGGG; translated from the coding sequence ATGGTTAGGGTAAGGGTTTTTGCTACCCTTAGAGGGATTGTTGGAAAAAACGAACTGGAAGTTCAGGCTGATACGGTAGGGGAGCTTTTGGAAAAGCTCTATAACGAGTATCCTAAAATGAAAAAAGAGCTCGAAAAGGGAGCCGTTATCCTGGTTAACGGAAAAAACATCGAGCACCTTGAGAAACTTAACACCAAACTTAAAGACGAAGACGTGGTAAGCATATTCCCACCAGTCGGAGGCGGTTGA
- a CDS encoding tungsten cofactor oxidoreductase radical SAM maturase: protein MHEFHWDNAKILLPKSPDMKYLYIEITNRCNLRCEMCFKQYWEDKEGDMDYDLFLKILRDAEEFPNLKMIYFGGIGEPLVHPRFMDMVKEVKKRGYALGISTNGFPLTDKLIEELVKLRVDLIYISLDAIPTQPTKLGHIMPSVTVERLKKFAEIKKRENTEIPHVGVEVVLTKENYTQMAELVKYLSKFNIDALLFSNLMPITAEHAEMIIYDGSVDISNALSKLYPQIYRGFPVKVAEFKLRSERHCDFVENNVAVVRWDGEVAPCYRFLHTYPEHIFGREKRVEAYSFGNVKEKSLKEIWTGREYTWFRFSVRNSLYPSCTDCPIVDACDYAKGSKMDCWGNVPSCGDCLWARRIVLCPIPREEHGKFW from the coding sequence ATGCACGAGTTTCACTGGGACAACGCTAAGATTCTGCTTCCTAAATCTCCGGATATGAAGTACCTCTACATTGAAATAACAAACCGCTGTAATCTAAGATGTGAGATGTGTTTTAAGCAGTACTGGGAGGATAAAGAAGGAGATATGGATTATGACCTTTTCTTGAAAATTCTGAGGGATGCGGAAGAGTTCCCCAACTTAAAGATGATTTACTTTGGTGGCATTGGCGAGCCCCTTGTACACCCTCGTTTTATGGATATGGTGAAGGAAGTGAAGAAGAGAGGATATGCGTTGGGAATTTCAACGAACGGCTTTCCCCTCACGGATAAACTTATTGAAGAGCTCGTGAAGCTCAGAGTTGATTTGATATACATCTCACTTGATGCAATCCCAACACAGCCAACAAAATTGGGTCACATAATGCCCAGCGTTACCGTTGAACGGCTCAAAAAGTTTGCCGAGATAAAGAAGAGGGAAAACACCGAGATTCCGCATGTTGGAGTTGAAGTAGTCTTGACAAAAGAGAACTACACACAAATGGCAGAGCTTGTGAAGTATCTCTCCAAGTTCAACATAGACGCACTGCTTTTCTCAAACCTAATGCCGATTACAGCGGAGCACGCCGAGATGATAATCTACGATGGAAGCGTCGATATAAGCAATGCACTCTCAAAACTTTACCCCCAGATATACCGTGGATTTCCAGTCAAAGTAGCGGAATTTAAACTTAGGAGTGAGAGACACTGTGACTTTGTTGAAAACAACGTTGCAGTTGTTAGATGGGATGGAGAGGTTGCACCTTGTTATCGCTTTCTCCATACATATCCGGAACACATTTTCGGAAGGGAGAAAAGGGTGGAAGCTTATTCCTTTGGCAATGTGAAAGAAAAATCCCTGAAAGAGATATGGACGGGCAGAGAATATACATGGTTCAGGTTTAGTGTTAGGAACTCTCTCTACCCCTCCTGCACAGATTGTCCCATTGTTGACGCGTGTGATTATGCCAAGGGCTCAAAAATGGACTGCTGGGGAAACGTGCCAAGCTGTGGGGATTGCTTGTGGGCAAGGAGAATAGTTCTCTGCCCGATTCCAAGAGAGGAGCATGGAAAGTTCTGGTGA